From one Neovison vison isolate M4711 chromosome 1, ASM_NN_V1, whole genome shotgun sequence genomic stretch:
- the SRP19 gene encoding signal recognition particle 19 kDa protein → MACAAARSPADQDRFICIYPAYLNNKKTIAEGRRIPISKAVENPTATEIQDVCSAVGLNVFLEKNKMYSREWNRDVQYRGRVRVQLKQEDGSLCLVQFPSRKSVMLYVAEMIPKLKTRTQKTGGGDQSLQQGEGSKKGKGKKKK, encoded by the exons ATGGCCTGTGCAGCCGCACGGTCCCCGGCCGACCAAGACAG GTTCATTTGTATCTATCCTGCTTATTTAAATAACAAGAAGACCATCGCGGAGGGGAGGCGAATCCCCATAAGTAAG GCTGTTGAAAATCCTACAGCTACTGAGATTCAAGATGTGTGCTCAGCAGTTGGACTTAATGTATTCCTTGAG aaaaataaaatgtactctaGAGAGTGGAATCGTGATGTTCAGTACAGGGGCAGAGTCCGGGTCCAGCTAAAACAGGAAGACGGCAGCCTCTGTCTTGTACAGTTCCCATCac GTAAGTCAGTAATGTTGTATGTAGCAGAAATGATACCTAAACTAAAAACAAGGACACAAAAAACAGGAGGTGGTGACCAAAGTCTTCAGCAAGGAGAGGGAagtaaaaaagggaaaggaaagaagaagaagtga